Proteins co-encoded in one Thamnophis elegans isolate rThaEle1 chromosome 1, rThaEle1.pri, whole genome shotgun sequence genomic window:
- the CERS4 gene encoding ceramide synthase 4 — protein sequence MAQPTQWFWGEEYWLPPGFTWEDLQDTEDIRYPQPHHLLLCLPITLLLVALRFFFERKIAIPLSRQLGLREKVRRKPPPNPILEAFYRKRRKSPAKEDLGGLAKQCDLQPRQVERWFRCRLNQDRPSLTKKFCEATWRATYYTISLCTGLAVLYNKPWLWDLRKCWVGYPQQPLQTSLLGYYLVQFSFYCSLLISLPFDVKRTDFPEQLLHHLVTLVLIGSSLCLNCLRIGSLIMFLHDVSDCLLETAKMFTYPKWQKTCDTLFITFSAAFLVTRMGIFPCKIIYNTYYYSMEIYQPFFGYYFLNGLLMALQLLHAFWSYLIIRMVYRFLLCGTMEKDLRSHSEASEDEVAHREMTQKNSTVDPQPNRPAVTRRTPV from the exons ATGGCACAGCCCACCCAGTGGTTCTGGGGAGAGGAATACTGGCTACCTCCAGGGTTCACCTGGGAGGACCTGCAGGACACGGAGGACATCCGCTATCCCCAACCCCATCACCTCCTGCTCTGCCTCCCCATCACTCTCCTGCTGGTCGCCCTCCGGTTCTTCTTCGAAAG GAAAATCGCCATCCCCTTGAGCAGACAACTAGGTTTGCGAGAAAAGGTGAGGCGGAAACCTCCTCCGAACCCCATCCTGGAAGCTTTTTACAGGAAGCGGAGGAAAAGTCCCGCCAAG gAAGACCTCGGCGGCTTAGCCAAGCAGTGCGACCTCCAACCGAGGCAGGTAGAGCGGTGGTTCCGATGCCGGCTGAATCAGGACCGGCCCAGCTTGACCAAGAAATTCTGTGAAGCCAC ATGGAGAGCCACCTATTACACCATTTCTCTGTGTACGGGCTTAGCTGTCCTTTACAAC AAACCCTGGTTATGGGACCTCCGCAAATGTTGGGTCGGGTACCCCCAGCAG CCGCTCCAGACCAGCCTTTTGGGCTACTACCTGGTGCAGTTCTCCTTCTACTGCTCCTTGCTCATCTCGCTGCCTTTTGACGTCAAACGGACG GACTTTCCCGAGCAACTCCTGCACCACCTGGTCACCCTCGTCCTCATCGGCTCCTCGCTCTGCTTAAACTGCCTCCGCATCGGTTCCCTCATCATGTTCCTCCACGATGTTTCGGACTGCCTCTTGGAG ACCGCCAAGATGTTTACTTACCCAAAGTGGCAGAAAACCTGCGACACCCTCTTTATCACTTTCTCAGCGGCATTCCTGGTCACGCGCATGGGGATTTTCCCTTGCAA GATTATTTACAACACATATTATTATTCCATGGAGATCTACCAGCCGTTTTTCGGCTACTACTTCTTAAACGGCCTCCTGATGGCTCTTCAGCTCCTCCACGCCTTCTGGTCCTACCTGATCATTCGCATGGTTTATCGGTTCCTGCTCTGTGGCACA ATGGAAAAGGACCTGCGGAGCCACTCAGAGGCCAGCGAGGATGAGGTGGCCCACCGGGAGATGACGCAGAAAAACAGCACTGTGGATCCCCAGCCCAACCGCCCGGCGGTCACCCGGAGAACGCCTGTGTAG